In Paenibacillus hexagrammi, the following are encoded in one genomic region:
- a CDS encoding DNA and RNA helicase, whose translation MFTDRFPEFRKGRILKAEMLECVRDYPRNLLDIQLQDYSDGIVAGSGIRVGERHIFIGRGMVKHQGRIYVLPEELPLEYRATGVECVIKLRLLSERSDGDFTERLSEVVLDEELSCSPDEMELGRFKLKEGARIRTDYRSFADYATEYNTLCVIHAPYAGIGGPTLNPQMLRTFASELLQSAATDAADLAFGMTCLNQGIAERTIILHYLARKLGAPYKDYTNAVIHRSLCRILESVKAGGTGRMGPRSHGPQRMIVD comes from the coding sequence TTGTTTACGGATAGATTTCCGGAATTTCGCAAAGGACGAATTCTGAAGGCGGAGATGCTGGAGTGCGTGAGGGATTATCCGCGGAACCTGCTGGACATTCAGCTGCAGGACTATTCCGATGGCATTGTCGCAGGTTCCGGAATTCGCGTGGGAGAACGTCACATATTCATCGGCAGGGGGATGGTGAAGCATCAAGGCCGCATCTATGTGCTGCCGGAGGAGCTGCCACTGGAATACCGGGCTACCGGCGTCGAATGTGTGATTAAGCTTCGTCTGTTGAGCGAGCGTTCGGACGGCGACTTCACAGAGCGATTGAGCGAGGTTGTGCTGGATGAAGAGCTGAGCTGCAGTCCGGATGAGATGGAGCTGGGCCGCTTCAAATTGAAGGAAGGCGCCAGGATTCGTACGGACTACCGCAGCTTTGCTGATTATGCAACGGAGTACAACACCTTATGCGTCATCCATGCGCCTTATGCCGGTATCGGCGGTCCGACGCTGAATCCGCAGATGCTCCGCACATTCGCCTCCGAGCTGCTGCAAAGCGCTGCTACGGATGCCGCCGATCTTGCCTTCGGCATGACATGCCTGAACCAAGGTATAGCGGAGCGGACGATCATTCTGCATTATCTGGCCCGCAAGCTTGGTGCTCCTTACAAGGATTACACGAATGCGGTGATACACCGCAGCTTGTGCCGCATTTTGGAAAGCGTCAAGGCTGGGGGCACAGGACGTATGGGCCCTCGTTCCCATGGACCGCAGCGGATGATTGTGGATTGA
- a CDS encoding J domain-containing protein, producing MKTSYDILGVSPNASQEEIKKAYRKLAKQHHPDANGGSAESQQRFMEISEAYKAVGDEASRHSYDQKFRQNAQGESRGAGEERASRSSASQGTRSFNMEDFSQNFEQFFGFNPKTGRPAESGKKEQAGKNQAGKSSDWFESYFGVRKNNPQILTRTTKKPYSQEGSL from the coding sequence ATGAAAACAAGCTACGACATATTAGGTGTGAGCCCGAACGCTTCGCAGGAGGAAATCAAGAAGGCTTACAGAAAGCTCGCCAAGCAGCATCATCCGGATGCGAATGGGGGCAGCGCTGAATCACAGCAGCGGTTTATGGAAATATCCGAGGCTTACAAAGCGGTCGGGGACGAAGCTTCCCGGCATTCATACGATCAGAAGTTTCGCCAGAACGCGCAGGGCGAAAGCAGGGGCGCAGGTGAAGAGAGGGCTTCGCGAAGCTCGGCGAGCCAGGGGACGAGATCTTTTAACATGGAAGATTTCTCGCAAAACTTTGAGCAGTTTTTCGGTTTTAACCCGAAGACAGGAAGACCTGCCGAAAGCGGCAAGAAGGAACAAGCTGGGAAGAATCAGGCGGGCAAATCGTCCGATTGGTTTGAGTCTTATTTTGGTGTTCGAAAAAATAATCCGCAAATCCTTACTCGCACAACGAAGAAGCCATACAGTCAGGAGGGATCGCTATGA
- a CDS encoding normocyte-binding protein: MREIVTDRLSKMEDLEQRKLLRHILTGVFSQLADRQEDACRQLEERVFREVAGSGDLYTVYASVCHREELDPIDEFLHPMLPEDALPAAMPEAGELAACLERGEEAKLQSFYMECDMDRMNRLLAEWRTFRGELVTPEGTIGMKVRVTAKKDYIQAIEKLYGLFRLNGVPWTTVNHPYAYKFIDVHLVECESVLHEGLVINEIRIHLEEYEADKRIDWIPLWNIERLMFQSSGFPIPALDKINYEHVLSIRRTGSGHGYLVDAHEEELRYVKREVNEIVIVSPKSKAGGWSMWKVAQPDLAVAGKGASGAGKAAAASTTASALAGTPEGMSAGTSVKRPEGLPVHVSNRRRITFASGFERLQAASLRSIGDVKRIVYSFEAAAGLRLDKVELLSSDAQARMESAERGFYSMNPFLKDTLRIEREKRVLLLGFTVTVAAPLVLDRISFLMSEVQRHLPEYQVMGACL, translated from the coding sequence ATGAGAGAAATCGTGACGGATCGTCTGAGTAAGATGGAGGACCTGGAGCAGAGGAAGCTGCTCAGGCACATTTTGACAGGTGTGTTCAGCCAATTGGCCGACCGCCAGGAGGACGCCTGCCGGCAGCTGGAGGAGCGGGTATTCCGCGAGGTTGCCGGAAGCGGTGATTTGTATACGGTATACGCTTCGGTATGCCACCGTGAGGAGCTGGATCCCATCGATGAATTCCTGCATCCGATGCTGCCGGAGGATGCGCTGCCTGCAGCAATGCCTGAGGCGGGCGAGCTGGCGGCATGCTTGGAGCGTGGCGAGGAGGCTAAGCTCCAATCTTTCTATATGGAGTGCGATATGGACCGCATGAATAGGCTGCTGGCCGAGTGGCGGACCTTTCGGGGAGAGCTTGTGACTCCGGAGGGCACGATAGGCATGAAGGTACGAGTAACTGCCAAGAAGGATTACATTCAAGCTATAGAAAAGCTGTATGGATTGTTCCGATTGAACGGAGTCCCGTGGACGACCGTTAATCATCCGTACGCTTATAAATTTATCGATGTCCATTTGGTCGAATGCGAGAGTGTGCTGCACGAAGGGCTGGTTATTAACGAGATCCGAATCCATTTGGAGGAATATGAAGCCGATAAGCGTATCGATTGGATTCCCTTATGGAACATCGAGCGATTGATGTTTCAATCGTCCGGATTTCCGATTCCGGCTCTCGACAAGATCAATTATGAGCACGTGCTTTCGATACGCAGGACGGGTAGCGGCCATGGGTACCTGGTTGACGCCCATGAGGAAGAGCTGCGATATGTCAAGCGGGAAGTGAATGAAATCGTCATCGTTTCTCCGAAGAGTAAGGCCGGAGGCTGGAGCATGTGGAAAGTGGCCCAGCCCGATCTCGCGGTTGCAGGTAAGGGGGCCTCGGGTGCAGGAAAGGCGGCGGCGGCTTCGACAACGGCTTCGGCTTTGGCGGGAACCCCAGAGGGGATGTCCGCAGGAACGTCCGTAAAGAGGCCAGAAGGGCTGCCGGTGCACGTCAGCAACCGCCGCCGAATTACTTTTGCCAGCGGATTTGAACGGTTGCAGGCGGCTTCGCTTCGTTCCATCGGAGACGTGAAGCGAATCGTCTATTCGTTCGAAGCGGCCGCAGGTCTGCGTCTGGACAAGGTTGAGTTGCTGTCTTCCGATGCGCAGGCACGGATGGAGAGCGCGGAAAGGGGATTCTACTCCATGAATCCCTTCCTGAAGGATACGCTTCGGATTGAACGCGAGAAGCGGGTACTCCTGCTGGGCTTCACGGTAACAGTAGCAGCTCCGCTAGTGCTGGATCGCATCAGCTTTCTTATGTCTGAGGTGCAGCGCCATCTGCCGGAGTACCAAGTGATGGGTGCCTGTCTATGA
- a CDS encoding PP2C family protein-serine/threonine phosphatase, with protein MRKENSDFQTAFLSEAGTFLNNKDYFAYAELDDLACWVLADGLDNDLETESAMLAVQSVLGSFSERPTLSRSKLKRYVKQAHKLLMRESKRVRLKASLTLVATDYKHAVWVSAGHTRFYHFRQGKLLARSVDQSLAQQLVHTGKIRRDDADRHEEKHNLLNYLGKPDGCSPYASRKARLEDGDILLLCSLGLWEGVHHVEMLDAIEESEGPEEFVDTLEEVMLSRQGRTIHNYTAAAIYAGKVYKEQPNKRNWGKWVKTAAMLLIPLVLFGSGAIVYKVRAANQKAAAVASMVESEQKGDKEAQEGDYAKAAGDYSVARNAAIKLNDKVHTKLIADKLQLADLVVDGDDAMKDGDYEKAVSKYEAAEKEAKSHDGFDMSGVSENKKKAQTYLLVLGMIQQGDMKLAAKDYAGAKETYEDANKQAVLANFAQGTQQISLKMNEVDNQMKSIKKSEQQAKGEDMEKEGDKQMEAEEYQQAIATYTAVQGIYQQAELLDKVLSVERKILDAQTKLNPPQPSSSPAADGAPGSESSSG; from the coding sequence ATGAGAAAAGAGAACAGCGATTTTCAGACAGCATTTCTCTCGGAAGCGGGAACCTTCCTGAACAATAAAGATTATTTTGCTTACGCTGAGCTGGATGATTTAGCCTGTTGGGTGCTTGCCGACGGACTGGACAACGATCTGGAAACAGAAAGCGCGATGCTTGCCGTACAATCCGTGCTGGGAAGCTTCAGCGAACGGCCAACGCTTTCCAGGTCAAAGCTGAAGCGCTATGTGAAGCAGGCTCACAAGCTGCTGATGCGCGAGAGCAAGCGTGTGCGGCTGAAGGCAAGTCTCACGCTGGTGGCGACGGATTACAAGCATGCGGTGTGGGTAAGCGCGGGTCATACGCGCTTTTATCACTTTCGCCAGGGTAAGCTGCTGGCGCGCAGCGTCGATCAGAGCCTGGCGCAGCAGCTGGTTCACACCGGCAAGATTCGCCGGGATGATGCGGACAGACATGAAGAGAAGCATAATCTGCTGAATTACCTCGGCAAGCCGGACGGCTGCAGCCCTTACGCATCCCGCAAAGCCCGGCTGGAGGACGGCGATATCCTGCTGCTCTGCTCGCTTGGCTTATGGGAGGGCGTGCATCATGTCGAGATGCTGGATGCGATCGAGGAATCGGAAGGTCCGGAAGAGTTTGTCGATACGCTGGAGGAAGTCATGCTCAGCCGTCAGGGACGCACGATTCATAATTACACAGCTGCCGCCATCTATGCGGGCAAAGTGTATAAAGAACAGCCGAATAAACGCAATTGGGGCAAATGGGTCAAAACGGCCGCCATGCTGCTGATCCCTCTCGTGCTTTTCGGAAGCGGGGCTATTGTCTACAAGGTTCGTGCAGCGAATCAGAAAGCTGCTGCGGTAGCGAGCATGGTGGAGAGCGAGCAAAAGGGCGATAAGGAAGCGCAAGAGGGTGACTATGCTAAAGCTGCCGGCGACTACAGCGTGGCGCGCAATGCGGCGATTAAGCTTAATGATAAGGTGCATACGAAGCTCATAGCCGATAAGCTGCAGCTCGCAGATTTGGTCGTGGACGGCGATGACGCCATGAAGGATGGCGACTACGAGAAAGCCGTTAGCAAATATGAGGCCGCAGAGAAAGAAGCGAAGTCTCATGATGGTTTTGATATGAGCGGAGTCAGCGAGAACAAGAAGAAGGCGCAGACGTATCTGCTTGTTCTGGGGATGATTCAACAGGGTGATATGAAGCTGGCCGCCAAGGATTATGCCGGGGCCAAGGAAACGTATGAGGACGCGAACAAGCAGGCTGTGCTGGCAAATTTCGCTCAAGGGACACAGCAGATTTCGCTCAAAATGAATGAAGTAGACAACCAAATGAAGAGCATCAAGAAGAGCGAGCAGCAGGCTAAGGGCGAGGATATGGAAAAAGAGGGCGATAAGCAGATGGAAGCGGAGGAGTACCAGCAGGCGATCGCTACCTACACGGCCGTCCAAGGGATTTATCAGCAGGCTGAGCTGCTGGATAAGGTCCTCAGCGTAGAACGCAAGATTCTTGATGCGCAAACGAAGCTGAATCCGCCGCAGCCAAGCAGCTCGCCGGCGGCGGACGGCGCCCCGGGCTCCGAGTCCAGCTCTGGATAG
- a CDS encoding contractile injection system protein, VgrG/Pvc8 family, protein MSVSALSHDNIKVSPYTFTSIQSLVWTQAVNEHARLHLTGVVPEELKDSYVTDTQIGTPVTIEQADDQGKRTLFHGMVLNIKVRAVREVFYLDVEAVSYSYVMDIQRKSRSFQHSGMTIPELLARLASDYPGADIMDEATGGAAIGRLLLQYQETDWQFMKRIASHFQAGLLPAPTFEQPKIVVGVPDGDDRGELEAFNFSVKKRVSDFLYTKENAEFAVGEEDCIDYEVETLKLLNLGSKVDFQGKALYVREVHSELVDGLILHRYTLCPRNGMKPNPLFNDLLIGASIQGKVIGVSKDKVRVHLDIDSSAPEGSWWFTYSTVYAAGGSSGWYCMPEMGDRVIVHVPSRLAEEAVAISSLRQNNNAGSPSVKYFRSASGKEVKLTSEEITITGKDGEIFIRLHETEGIEIISKKNIQLKTEEDITLNAEKSIQISAKESLELTCRESKIRMDGHTEITGKEAKTN, encoded by the coding sequence ATGAGTGTTTCGGCCCTCTCACACGATAACATCAAAGTCTCGCCCTATACGTTTACGAGCATCCAAAGCCTAGTGTGGACCCAGGCTGTCAACGAGCATGCTCGTCTTCATTTGACGGGAGTGGTGCCTGAGGAGCTGAAGGACAGCTACGTGACCGATACGCAAATCGGGACGCCTGTGACGATTGAGCAAGCAGACGACCAGGGGAAACGGACGTTGTTTCATGGCATGGTATTGAACATTAAGGTTAGAGCTGTAAGGGAAGTGTTCTACCTCGATGTGGAAGCGGTGTCCTATTCCTATGTCATGGATATTCAGCGCAAAAGCCGGTCGTTTCAGCATTCAGGGATGACGATTCCCGAGCTGCTGGCTAGACTGGCGTCCGACTATCCTGGCGCGGACATTATGGATGAAGCGACAGGCGGAGCGGCAATCGGCCGTCTGCTTTTGCAGTATCAAGAAACGGATTGGCAGTTTATGAAGCGGATCGCTTCTCATTTTCAAGCGGGGTTATTGCCGGCGCCGACATTCGAACAGCCGAAGATTGTTGTCGGCGTTCCGGATGGCGATGACAGAGGCGAACTCGAGGCTTTTAATTTTAGCGTAAAAAAACGTGTGTCCGACTTCCTCTATACCAAGGAAAATGCAGAATTTGCAGTGGGAGAGGAAGATTGTATCGACTATGAGGTCGAAACGTTGAAGCTGCTGAATCTGGGCAGTAAGGTCGACTTCCAAGGCAAGGCGTTGTATGTGAGGGAAGTGCATTCCGAGTTGGTCGACGGATTGATTCTTCATCGATATACCCTTTGTCCAAGAAATGGAATGAAGCCGAATCCCTTATTTAACGATTTGCTCATCGGCGCCTCCATCCAGGGGAAGGTCATAGGAGTCTCCAAGGATAAGGTCAGGGTACATCTGGACATCGATTCTTCAGCTCCTGAAGGCTCTTGGTGGTTCACCTATTCAACCGTCTACGCCGCAGGCGGAAGCAGCGGTTGGTACTGCATGCCAGAGATGGGAGACCGCGTGATTGTGCATGTTCCTAGCCGATTGGCGGAAGAAGCCGTGGCCATCAGCTCTCTGCGGCAAAACAACAATGCGGGAAGCCCGTCTGTTAAATATTTTCGCTCGGCTTCAGGCAAGGAAGTGAAGCTGACCTCTGAAGAGATCACAATTACGGGTAAGGACGGAGAAATCTTCATTCGTTTGCATGAAACAGAAGGAATTGAAATCATCAGTAAGAAGAACATCCAGCTTAAGACCGAGGAAGATATTACTTTGAACGCCGAGAAAAGCATACAAATCAGCGCGAAAGAATCGCTCGAGCTAACCTGCCGGGAAAGCAAGATCAGGATGGACGGACATACCGAGATCACCGGCAAGGAAGCCAAAACAAACTAA
- a CDS encoding FHA domain-containing protein yields MKVATGFYWIKVIDALLILITLGAAVYVYGFNRAPLPKIIGGTAVAIAVVGFLAVRWLPKLMAGEEQSAVSKLALLDEEEEVVHEWPLHGYTSLLIGKSSVPGEVDINLFEAEYASLISKQHAVLNLVAGNWFVEDIHSRNGVGIKKVRQPKKRKLEVEEPHLIEIGDVIYIANTRLLVQ; encoded by the coding sequence ATGAAGGTGGCAACGGGTTTTTATTGGATAAAAGTGATTGATGCGCTGTTGATATTGATTACGCTTGGCGCAGCGGTCTATGTGTATGGATTCAACCGTGCCCCGCTGCCGAAAATCATAGGGGGCACAGCCGTCGCGATAGCTGTTGTCGGTTTTCTTGCCGTTCGCTGGCTGCCGAAGCTGATGGCTGGAGAAGAACAATCCGCCGTCTCGAAGCTGGCGCTGCTAGATGAAGAGGAAGAAGTCGTACACGAGTGGCCGCTTCACGGGTATACGTCGCTGCTGATCGGCAAGAGCTCAGTGCCGGGGGAAGTGGATATCAACTTATTTGAAGCGGAGTATGCTTCGCTGATCAGCAAGCAGCACGCGGTGCTCAATCTGGTAGCGGGCAACTGGTTTGTTGAGGATATTCATTCGCGCAATGGCGTCGGCATCAAGAAAGTCCGGCAGCCGAAGAAGCGAAAGCTGGAAGTGGAAGAACCGCATCTGATTGAAATCGGTGATGTGATTTATATAGCGAATACAAGACTGCTGGTTCAGTAG
- a CDS encoding iron-dependent peroxidase codes for MNYIWELIVLAQQAGMDKKELRFACAESFSPYMELSLPLLNAHEVEPDAEINPYYRFHDVFEELCDVENTDDAELRGTLFDIAVHFLGNLDVLQGMNKREFYTRFLVADMENGLFGETIQERIRLFSAKEKDIIGLHLLRCYETGEAEYMWKETVKRLFPGILLYAKSNSEGEFLLYLGRGEDNAVKERLQLLQELFLPLSSQVELFWSDHIGVIGVAETMRLGESVLY; via the coding sequence ATGAATTATATCTGGGAGCTGATCGTCCTGGCGCAGCAGGCTGGGATGGATAAGAAGGAGCTGCGGTTTGCCTGCGCTGAATCGTTCTCGCCCTATATGGAGCTGAGTCTCCCGCTGCTGAATGCTCATGAGGTTGAGCCTGATGCGGAGATCAATCCGTACTACAGGTTTCATGATGTATTCGAAGAGCTGTGCGATGTAGAGAACACAGATGATGCAGAGCTGCGAGGGACGCTATTCGATATTGCGGTGCATTTCCTGGGAAATCTCGATGTGCTGCAGGGCATGAACAAGCGGGAGTTCTATACCCGTTTTCTCGTGGCTGATATGGAGAACGGCCTCTTCGGGGAGACGATTCAGGAGCGGATACGACTGTTCAGCGCGAAGGAGAAGGACATCATAGGGCTTCATTTACTGCGCTGCTATGAAACGGGTGAAGCGGAATATATGTGGAAAGAAACCGTGAAACGATTGTTTCCCGGCATTCTGTTATATGCGAAAAGCAATAGCGAAGGCGAGTTTCTGCTCTATCTCGGCCGAGGCGAAGACAACGCTGTGAAGGAGCGCTTGCAGCTGCTGCAGGAGCTGTTCCTGCCGCTATCCAGTCAGGTGGAGCTATTCTGGAGCGATCACATCGGTGTTATCGGCGTGGCGGAGACGATGCGTTTGGGCGAATCCGTGCTTTACTGA
- a CDS encoding FHA domain-containing protein, which yields MSLTRCSNGHMFSTKKHGTTCPYCFMSVETAVTAEARRKPPVPLAADEKTMPYLEDAEGVDPVTGWLVCIEGPQLGQDYRINVEKNFIGRAEDMHIQIIGDNTISRRNHAVIVYDPKKRSFFLLPGDASGLAYHNNEAVYSPVELTAYDVIQLGRSKFIFIPLCGVHFEWDHNRA from the coding sequence ATGAGTTTAACTAGATGCTCCAATGGCCACATGTTCAGCACGAAAAAGCACGGAACTACATGTCCTTACTGCTTCATGTCGGTCGAAACCGCCGTCACAGCCGAGGCAAGGAGGAAGCCTCCGGTTCCGCTCGCTGCAGACGAGAAGACGATGCCGTATCTGGAAGACGCCGAGGGCGTTGACCCGGTTACCGGTTGGCTGGTATGTATCGAGGGTCCGCAGCTGGGACAGGATTACCGCATTAATGTGGAAAAAAACTTCATCGGTCGCGCGGAAGATATGCATATTCAAATTATCGGGGACAACACGATTTCCAGACGCAATCATGCAGTGATCGTCTATGATCCGAAGAAACGCAGCTTCTTTCTGCTGCCCGGCGACGCGTCGGGATTGGCGTATCACAACAATGAGGCGGTTTATTCGCCTGTCGAGCTGACGGCTTATGATGTCATTCAGCTCGGACGCAGCAAGTTTATTTTTATTCCGCTGTGCGGTGTGCATTTCGAATGGGATCACAATAGGGCTTAG
- a CDS encoding membrane-associated protease 1: MGFRLKVEGSETIELGMDNIRTVEFDTDTPDDSNARSTDVGVTLKISGKIITATDGDNADDTMKLATWSLVSAEKADCYRKVTLEVIAADQVIRKVYFPNAFVVDYSESFGDVEGVGTFTLLIKQKKDKTEFTKVEGGYAV; the protein is encoded by the coding sequence ATGGGTTTCAGACTGAAAGTAGAAGGATCAGAAACAATCGAATTGGGAATGGACAACATCCGTACAGTTGAATTTGACACGGATACACCGGACGATTCCAATGCAAGATCGACAGATGTAGGCGTTACGCTGAAAATTTCCGGCAAAATCATCACAGCAACAGATGGCGATAACGCCGACGATACCATGAAATTGGCGACATGGTCACTGGTTTCCGCAGAGAAAGCAGATTGCTACCGCAAAGTAACGCTGGAAGTAATCGCAGCTGATCAAGTGATCCGCAAAGTATATTTCCCTAACGCATTCGTTGTGGATTACAGCGAAAGTTTCGGCGATGTGGAAGGCGTAGGTACATTCACCCTTTTGATTAAGCAAAAGAAAGACAAAACGGAATTTACCAAAGTCGAAGGCGGCTACGCCGTATAA
- a CDS encoding PP2C family protein-serine/threonine phosphatase: MRQIANWLITPEAVPYTVLTGWGILFILLLLLRGQLKARLSFPAIRVGNGQTIGLREEQDDYFATAFMEHGALAVLGDGISGMANGRLASTAAVTVFVKEFQRLGRSADLRSFFAGTARRSNEEIVSSLGGGRGGTTLVAAVVSDGLLYWGSVGDSILTVYRNGEFIPINSRQTFGSVLQSRYLSGEITKEEAVTNPLQHRLVNYLGHEGFKDIEVGNEPFRLQKKDKVILCSDGVYHALTEMEIEQLLRSSRHPQQAAERIIEAVEAKGRSNQDNATIVILDKGW, from the coding sequence ATGAGACAAATTGCCAATTGGTTAATCACTCCTGAAGCTGTGCCGTACACCGTACTGACGGGATGGGGGATTCTGTTTATTCTGCTCTTGCTGCTTCGAGGGCAGCTTAAAGCTCGTCTCTCGTTTCCCGCGATCCGTGTCGGCAACGGGCAGACGATCGGTCTGCGCGAGGAGCAGGATGACTATTTTGCGACTGCATTCATGGAACATGGTGCGCTGGCTGTGCTTGGCGACGGCATCAGCGGCATGGCTAACGGAAGATTGGCCAGCACGGCTGCTGTTACCGTGTTTGTGAAGGAATTCCAGCGACTTGGCAGGAGTGCCGATCTGCGTTCCTTCTTTGCCGGGACGGCGCGCCGCAGTAATGAGGAAATTGTCAGCAGTCTTGGCGGCGGCAGAGGCGGGACTACGCTTGTAGCTGCTGTTGTGTCTGATGGCTTATTGTATTGGGGTTCCGTAGGTGACAGCATTCTGACCGTCTATAGGAACGGAGAATTCATTCCCATCAACAGCAGGCAGACCTTCGGCAGTGTCCTGCAGTCTCGTTATTTGTCAGGCGAGATTACGAAAGAGGAAGCGGTGACGAACCCTTTGCAGCACCGGCTTGTGAACTATTTGGGCCATGAAGGCTTTAAGGATATTGAAGTGGGGAATGAGCCGTTCCGGCTGCAGAAGAAAGACAAGGTCATTCTTTGCAGCGACGGCGTGTACCATGCGCTGACGGAAATGGAGATCGAGCAGCTGCTGCGCAGCTCGCGCCATCCGCAGCAGGCGGCCGAACGCATTATTGAGGCAGTGGAAGCGAAGGGGCGAAGCAACCAGGATAACGCGACCATTGTTATTTTAGATAAAGGCTGGTAA